In a single window of the Novosphingobium sp. IK01 genome:
- a CDS encoding polysaccharide pyruvyl transferase family protein: MLSKVTKALRTDPAGFPRRAASAMAERGRLDAFRLLGMPAGSVVHYGVHRNGNAGDTALFTATRMLFDTRFGAQTWTRLPVRAPVRPADIDRINAHARAVVVGGGGLIIPDSVSNSLSGWQWNIALKDLERLDRPLVLNAVGYNAFHGQSNFADRFGAHVVETVRKSAFVGLRNTGSIRSLSTHLPPELTSRLRHQPCPTTVLSYLLPAHEATSPPARDFKHTPGRHLSINLAFDRVERRFNGQVEACVRDIADAAHHMVAHGWRVSVAIHDPRDRFFLPLLRRFDLTFDIIDIAHAGLRTILDYYRTTDLTIGMRGHGQMVPFGLQRPIFTLSSHPKMDYFLEDIGQPGWGVDIREPGFRDALIAGMESVVAAPEATYATLQTAQARLWKQMQDNLTLCADAF; this comes from the coding sequence ATGCTCAGTAAAGTCACCAAGGCACTTCGCACCGATCCCGCCGGATTTCCGCGGCGCGCTGCCAGTGCCATGGCAGAACGCGGGAGGCTCGACGCCTTTCGCCTGCTCGGGATGCCCGCCGGCAGCGTCGTGCATTATGGCGTTCACCGCAATGGCAATGCCGGGGATACCGCCCTGTTCACGGCAACGCGAATGCTGTTCGATACCCGCTTCGGCGCCCAGACCTGGACCCGACTGCCGGTGCGCGCCCCCGTCCGCCCTGCCGATATAGACCGCATCAACGCTCACGCCAGGGCCGTGGTGGTCGGCGGAGGCGGATTGATCATCCCGGATTCGGTCTCGAACAGCCTGTCGGGCTGGCAATGGAACATCGCACTCAAAGATCTCGAGCGGCTTGATCGCCCCCTCGTACTCAACGCAGTGGGCTACAATGCCTTCCACGGCCAATCGAACTTCGCCGACCGATTTGGGGCACATGTCGTGGAGACAGTCCGCAAGTCAGCCTTCGTCGGACTGCGTAATACCGGTTCGATCCGCTCCCTTAGCACGCACCTTCCGCCCGAACTGACATCACGCTTGCGCCACCAACCCTGCCCGACAACCGTTCTTTCGTATCTGCTCCCCGCTCATGAGGCCACAAGCCCCCCTGCCCGCGACTTCAAGCACACACCAGGGCGTCACTTGTCGATCAACCTGGCCTTTGACCGGGTCGAGCGGCGCTTCAACGGTCAGGTCGAGGCCTGCGTTCGGGATATTGCCGACGCTGCACACCATATGGTGGCACACGGATGGCGCGTGAGCGTGGCCATCCACGATCCGCGCGACCGTTTTTTTCTGCCGCTTCTGCGCCGCTTCGACCTCACATTCGACATCATCGACATTGCCCATGCCGGGCTGCGCACAATTCTGGATTATTACCGGACCACCGACTTGACCATCGGGATGCGCGGTCACGGGCAAATGGTCCCCTTCGGACTCCAGCGCCCGATCTTCACGCTCTCATCACATCCTAAAATGGACTATTTCCTCGAAGATATCGGACAGCCCGGCTGGGGCGTTGACATTCGTGAACCCGGTTTTCGTGACGCCCTGATTGCAGGCATGGAAAGCGTGGTCGCCGCCCCGGAAGCTACATACGCCACACTCCAGACAGCCCAAGCCCGCTTGTGGAAGCAAATGCAGGACAATCTGACCTTGTGCGCAGATGCCTTTTGA
- a CDS encoding O-antigen ligase family protein, which translates to MEAPSHALSTHAGPASPDTSHESRQRRRRSHRHRHGTSGTAERERSTRHPADQGTSQGRHRRARSIVHSRPAAGEMIAMVAVASAIALGGGGTTNPLTETILQPLLAVLAGLPLILPRLRIGLSAPPRSTWILAFLVLIVPILQLIPLPPSLWQALPGRAAESASLALVHAGHAWMPWSMAPARTFISLLAMVGPVLVLLLAAGLDQAGRTWLCITIAAMGLVSIVLGVLQLSHADGFSWSLYPYYNNGKLDGFQANHNAQADVLGIALMAFAVGCTALHQSTSRPMLVWILAATGLTVAALALFLTGSRTGIALMPLPMLVSAAILLPTAHGIILRAKRRIIIGLGAAGLVLTGVGSLALARLPAIKAVFDRFNDLENTRAEIWTDTWHALGTVWPIGGGIGSFPVLFNAAERLEVVSPIQAGRAHNDWLEWALEAGLPGIFVLVLVLGLIGLLAWQAMRITAVSPRAFMKRHRASRQGTGNSLVARAQTLFACGTLLVLGAHALDDFPVRAMALACLAAVAVGLLTPPRLSAPETLSSPRH; encoded by the coding sequence ATGGAGGCCCCCTCCCACGCGCTTTCAACCCATGCCGGTCCGGCCTCGCCCGATACCAGTCATGAAAGCAGGCAACGGCGCAGGCGCTCGCACAGACACAGGCACGGCACATCCGGAACGGCTGAACGGGAACGCTCCACGCGGCACCCAGCCGATCAGGGAACCTCCCAAGGTCGCCATCGGCGTGCGCGCAGCATCGTGCATTCCCGGCCCGCTGCGGGCGAGATGATCGCGATGGTCGCGGTTGCCAGCGCCATCGCTCTGGGCGGCGGCGGCACCACCAATCCACTGACCGAAACCATCCTTCAGCCGCTGCTGGCCGTGCTGGCGGGCCTGCCGCTGATTCTGCCCCGTCTGCGCATCGGCCTTTCGGCGCCACCACGCTCAACGTGGATTTTGGCATTTCTCGTTCTGATCGTGCCGATCCTGCAACTGATCCCCCTGCCCCCAAGCCTGTGGCAGGCCTTGCCCGGTCGCGCCGCAGAGAGCGCCAGCCTCGCGCTGGTTCATGCCGGACACGCGTGGATGCCCTGGTCGATGGCACCAGCGCGGACCTTTATTTCGCTTCTGGCAATGGTCGGACCGGTGCTCGTTCTGCTGCTGGCGGCCGGACTGGATCAGGCTGGGCGGACCTGGCTGTGCATCACGATCGCAGCCATGGGCCTGGTCTCGATCGTGCTGGGCGTCCTGCAACTTTCCCATGCCGATGGCTTCAGTTGGTCGCTCTATCCCTATTACAACAACGGAAAACTCGACGGCTTCCAGGCCAATCACAATGCACAGGCCGACGTTCTGGGCATTGCCCTGATGGCTTTTGCGGTGGGCTGCACAGCACTCCACCAGAGCACATCACGGCCGATGCTCGTCTGGATACTGGCCGCAACCGGCCTCACGGTTGCGGCACTCGCGCTTTTTCTGACCGGATCACGCACGGGGATCGCGCTCATGCCACTGCCCATGCTCGTCTCCGCTGCCATCCTCCTGCCCACCGCCCACGGCATCATCTTGCGCGCAAAACGACGGATCATCATCGGCCTTGGCGCAGCAGGCCTGGTGTTGACAGGAGTCGGCAGCCTCGCTCTCGCGCGGCTCCCCGCGATCAAGGCCGTATTCGACCGCTTCAATGATCTGGAGAATACCCGCGCGGAGATCTGGACGGACACCTGGCATGCACTGGGCACGGTCTGGCCGATAGGTGGAGGTATCGGAAGTTTCCCCGTCCTTTTCAACGCCGCCGAACGGCTTGAGGTCGTCAGCCCGATCCAGGCCGGACGCGCGCACAACGACTGGCTCGAATGGGCCCTTGAGGCAGGGCTGCCGGGGATTTTCGTGCTCGTCCTGGTTCTGGGTCTGATCGGCCTCCTGGCCTGGCAGGCCATGCGCATCACGGCAGTGTCCCCACGAGCCTTCATGAAGCGGCACAGAGCAAGCCGTCAGGGCACAGGCAACAGCCTTGTGGCACGTGCCCAGACGCTTTTTGCCTGCGGCACCCTCCTTGTGCTGGGCGCCCATGCCCTCGACGACTTCCCGGTCCGGGCCATGGCTCTGGCCTGCCTGGCCGCAGTCGCCGTCGGCCTGCTGACCCCGCCACGCCTCTCGGCACCCGAAACGCTTTCCTCGCCACGCCATTGA